The Desulfuromonas versatilis genome has a segment encoding these proteins:
- a CDS encoding asparagine synthase-related protein — protein MTKEEREKCLQKNGGSWRPCMPFELNMSPYCGTINFEDFDVARSDSEIDLISIADLLRNGFVYPPHSVYRNLKIHTFGFDKNQNQHTNPSYKFPFYNGFSRAPKAIGSIDSFISEYHRLLCAGVRVSSEKMNHPWLLQSGGKDSTSMAIAVSEVRPDTSCITYLGGPEEDEVASAREVANRLGLHHEALVCNPSRAYESYLSLVGRMPLLTADFALLSYADLLTQIDVGNGDGVLDGLGSDVYFGTPVRLQQRVLNALALGVRLPPSIFDWGLVRRRFKLCYVLSTLQMKSFERFYPGSRFSNEEVDEILGQPHAERSSQRLELFRAEIDRAGTSADRRALAVSVFEASGAFAKGLFTASALGMKISFPFCNLHLAEWVFHNVPQSLRVDPKTHCGKVLVREHIRKVFEELPYVSNKGSFRFDLCGLARQCYDQVHSFACDGRDIMPGAVGWLERNRFNFNNKYFASKFYLLAVVLPWLIERNKKNKLLKSS, from the coding sequence ATGACAAAAGAAGAAAGGGAAAAATGCTTGCAAAAAAATGGAGGGTCTTGGCGTCCGTGTATGCCCTTTGAGCTAAATATGTCACCATATTGCGGTACCATCAATTTCGAAGACTTTGATGTAGCCAGAAGTGACAGTGAAATTGATTTGATTTCTATTGCAGATTTGCTTAGAAATGGCTTTGTTTACCCCCCTCACTCAGTCTATCGTAATTTAAAAATCCATACATTCGGTTTTGATAAAAATCAAAACCAACATACCAATCCAAGTTATAAATTTCCTTTTTACAATGGATTCTCAAGGGCACCAAAGGCCATTGGCTCAATTGATTCGTTTATTTCTGAGTACCACCGTTTGTTATGTGCGGGGGTTAGGGTATCATCCGAAAAAATGAATCATCCCTGGTTGTTGCAGAGTGGAGGGAAGGACTCAACCTCTATGGCAATTGCAGTTTCTGAGGTCCGTCCTGATACTTCCTGTATAACATACCTTGGTGGTCCGGAGGAGGATGAGGTGGCGTCCGCTCGCGAGGTCGCAAATCGCCTTGGCCTTCATCATGAGGCGTTGGTGTGTAATCCTAGTCGCGCTTATGAAAGCTACTTGTCGTTGGTTGGTCGAATGCCGCTTCTGACTGCCGATTTTGCTCTGCTTTCATATGCAGATTTGCTCACCCAAATTGATGTTGGAAATGGTGATGGGGTTTTGGATGGTTTAGGGTCAGACGTTTATTTTGGAACGCCTGTTCGCCTTCAACAGCGGGTATTGAATGCTCTCGCCTTGGGGGTGAGGTTGCCACCGAGCATTTTCGACTGGGGACTGGTTCGTCGGCGCTTCAAGTTATGTTATGTCCTTTCAACGCTTCAGATGAAATCTTTCGAGCGATTTTACCCTGGATCGCGTTTTAGCAATGAGGAGGTTGATGAAATCCTCGGGCAACCACATGCAGAGAGGTCCAGTCAGCGACTTGAGTTGTTCCGTGCGGAAATCGATAGGGCGGGCACGTCAGCTGACAGGCGAGCTTTAGCTGTTTCGGTTTTTGAAGCCTCTGGTGCATTTGCAAAAGGGCTGTTTACGGCTAGTGCGCTCGGAATGAAAATTTCTTTCCCATTTTGCAATCTACACTTGGCCGAATGGGTTTTTCACAATGTGCCACAATCGCTTCGAGTTGACCCCAAAACACATTGCGGCAAGGTGCTGGTAAGGGAACATATTCGGAAAGTGTTTGAAGAGTTGCCTTATGTTTCGAACAAGGGAAGCTTTCGGTTTGATCTTTGTGGTCTTGCAAGGCAATGTTATGACCAAGTGCATAGTTTCGCTTGCGATGGAAGAGATATTATGCCTGGCGCAGTGGGTTGGCTTGAGCGGAATAGGTTTAATTTTAATAATAAATATTTTGCCTCTAAGTTTTATTTGCTGGCGGTCGTTTTGCCTTGGCTTATTGAAAGAAACAAAAAAAATAAACTATTGAAGTCGAGTTAA
- a CDS encoding polysaccharide pyruvyl transferase family protein, whose amino-acid sequence MKRIYLSGQRTFRNRGCEAIVRSTVRLLRKQFSDIEVLVPSDNIEYDKRQWPQAVDNGVKFVDAYIPSYARYWVNLQRLPVPSLKRAGWPFPMPQWLKTQISSVDLVLAVGGDNYSLDYRIPSPFMGLDKLAMDMGKPVILWGASVGPFEREPSFVPAIVRHLERMKTIAVRETVSYSYLTGTLGLENVNLVADPAFHLEKEEVDLRPFWPKAEYGGVLGLNVSPLIERYKKAGQLLIDEAANFVRRVVVEKGMGVLLVPHVTALCRDESKSDYGYMKILISKCADLGDRIKLAPDCFNAAQLKYIIGNLRYFIGARTHATIAALSSGIPTVSIAYSIKAQGINKDLFDTDEMVLNTPELSANELMKYFEWLVDNEVRMTRKLKERIPAHQRLSFQAITEFL is encoded by the coding sequence ATGAAACGAATTTACCTGTCGGGTCAGCGAACATTCAGAAATCGTGGGTGCGAAGCTATTGTAAGGAGTACCGTGAGGTTACTTCGGAAGCAATTTTCTGATATTGAGGTGCTGGTGCCTTCGGATAATATCGAATATGACAAAAGACAATGGCCTCAGGCGGTTGACAATGGAGTGAAATTTGTTGATGCGTATATCCCTTCATATGCGCGTTATTGGGTGAACCTTCAGAGGCTGCCTGTTCCCTCTTTAAAGCGCGCTGGGTGGCCCTTTCCAATGCCTCAGTGGTTGAAAACGCAAATATCCTCAGTGGATTTAGTTTTGGCGGTGGGTGGTGATAATTACTCTCTGGATTATCGGATCCCATCACCATTTATGGGGTTAGATAAGCTTGCAATGGACATGGGAAAGCCTGTGATTCTTTGGGGCGCATCCGTCGGCCCGTTTGAACGCGAGCCTTCGTTTGTGCCGGCCATCGTAAGGCACCTTGAGAGAATGAAAACCATCGCTGTGCGTGAAACTGTTTCATATAGCTATCTGACTGGAACGCTGGGGCTGGAAAATGTCAACCTAGTGGCAGATCCGGCCTTTCACTTGGAAAAAGAAGAAGTCGATTTAAGGCCCTTTTGGCCAAAGGCAGAGTATGGGGGGGTCCTCGGGCTTAACGTGAGTCCATTGATAGAACGATACAAAAAGGCCGGTCAACTGCTTATTGATGAAGCAGCCAATTTTGTCCGGCGAGTCGTGGTTGAGAAAGGGATGGGGGTTTTGCTTGTCCCCCATGTTACAGCACTTTGCCGAGACGAAAGCAAAAGTGATTACGGTTATATGAAAATCCTTATAAGCAAATGTGCCGATCTGGGGGATCGGATCAAACTTGCTCCAGACTGTTTTAATGCAGCGCAGTTGAAATACATAATTGGTAACCTTCGTTATTTCATCGGTGCTAGAACACATGCCACTATTGCGGCCTTATCTAGTGGGATCCCGACAGTTTCTATTGCATACAGCATAAAGGCACAAGGCATTAATAAGGATTTGTTTGACACGGATGAAATGGTTTTGAACACGCCTGAGTTGAGTGCAAATGAACTTATGAAGTATTTTGAGTGGCTGGTTGACAATGAAGTGAGGATGACTAGGAAGCTTAAAGAAAGAATTCCTGCACACCAGAGGCTATCGTTTCAAGCTATAACCGAGTTTCTATAG
- a CDS encoding MBL fold metallo-hydrolase — protein MSDYPEIIHHGGRRGVTGSCHELRLTPEAGLLIDCGLFQGDDDRALRHNQSPVTNHQSRLSIDFPVGHLKALVVTHVHLDHVGRIPYLLAAGFTGPILCSEPSARLLPLVIEDALKVGVTRDWWLIEAALRRLKNQLVALPYGRWQQVEAGQDVGLKIKLQRAGHILGSAYVEVDVNIEDSAPNPLPITNYALRAVFSGDLGAPHAPLLPAPRAPYRADVVVLESTYGDRHHEGRRERRQRLQAVIEGALADRGVILVPAFSIGRTQELLYELEEILHRNRSRFAARGLPWEELEVIVDSPLASRFTEVYRELRPFWDAEARRRLRAGRHPLSFEQLTTVDSHADHQNAVRYLQKTARPCVVIAASGMCSGGRIVNYLKALLGDARTDILLVGYQAAGTPGRAIQQYGPRGGWVELDGRRHAIRARVHTLAGYSAHADQANLVNFIRRMRVRPKEVRLVHGEPEAKAALVEQLRGLVEKVG, from the coding sequence ATGAGCGACTACCCCGAGATCATCCACCACGGCGGCCGGCGCGGCGTCACCGGCTCCTGCCACGAGCTGCGCCTCACCCCGGAAGCCGGCCTCCTCATCGACTGCGGCCTGTTCCAGGGCGACGACGACCGGGCCCTCCGCCATAACCAGTCACCAGTCACGAATCACCAGTCACGGCTTTCCATAGATTTCCCCGTCGGGCACCTCAAGGCGCTGGTCGTCACCCACGTCCACCTCGACCACGTCGGGCGCATCCCCTACCTGCTGGCCGCCGGCTTCACCGGCCCCATCCTCTGCAGCGAGCCCTCGGCGCGGCTGCTCCCCCTGGTCATCGAAGACGCCCTCAAGGTCGGCGTCACCCGCGACTGGTGGCTGATCGAGGCGGCCCTGCGGCGCCTGAAAAACCAGCTCGTAGCGCTCCCCTACGGCCGCTGGCAGCAGGTCGAAGCCGGCCAGGACGTCGGTCTCAAGATCAAGCTCCAAAGAGCCGGCCACATCCTCGGCTCCGCCTACGTGGAAGTTGATGTCAATATCGAAGATTCTGCTCCTAACCCATTACCTATCACGAATTACGCATTACGGGCAGTGTTTTCCGGCGACCTCGGCGCCCCCCACGCCCCGCTGCTGCCGGCCCCGCGCGCCCCCTACCGGGCCGATGTGGTGGTGCTCGAGTCGACCTACGGCGACCGCCACCACGAGGGGCGCCGCGAGCGGCGCCAGCGGCTGCAGGCGGTCATCGAGGGGGCCCTGGCCGACCGCGGGGTGATCCTGGTGCCGGCCTTCTCCATCGGCCGCACCCAGGAGCTGCTCTACGAGCTCGAGGAGATTTTGCACCGCAACCGCAGCCGCTTCGCCGCCCGGGGCCTGCCCTGGGAGGAGCTCGAGGTGATCGTCGACTCGCCCCTGGCCAGCCGCTTCACCGAGGTCTACCGCGAGCTGCGCCCCTTCTGGGACGCCGAGGCCCGCCGCCGGCTGCGGGCCGGGCGCCACCCGCTCAGCTTCGAGCAGCTGACCACCGTCGATTCCCACGCCGACCACCAGAACGCGGTGCGCTACCTGCAGAAGACCGCCCGGCCCTGCGTGGTGATCGCCGCCTCGGGGATGTGCAGCGGCGGGCGCATCGTCAACTACCTCAAGGCGCTGCTCGGCGACGCGCGCACCGACATCCTGCTGGTCGGCTACCAGGCCGCCGGCACCCCCGGCCGCGCCATCCAGCAGTACGGACCCCGCGGCGGCTGGGTCGAGCTCGACGGCCGGCGCCACGCCATCCGCGCCCGGGTCCACACCCTCGCGGGCTACTCCGCCCACGCCGACCAGGCCAACCTGGTCAACTTCATCCGCCGCATGCGCGTGCGCCCCAAGGAGGTACGCCTGGTCCACGGCGAACCCGAGGCCAAGGCGGCCCTTGTCGAGCAGCTGCGGGGGTTGGTGGAGAAGGTGGGGTAG
- a CDS encoding Coenzyme F420 hydrogenase/dehydrogenase, beta subunit C-terminal domain, whose protein sequence is MGLKLGVGGVLPSGMKMDKSRQVVADIVERGLCCGCGICAGVCPNRNLEMALCGNGDIAPILVGECPSGCQLCMQVCPFGPQSKSEDRLAKTRFGCSEEAKFEKTVGLYLESFVGYSLVSDHRARGASGGMATWLLESLVRRGLVDAVVCVGEGKGNDGLFEYKAVADIEALRGAAGSRYYPVSVAEAVALMNEKFKEARYAVVGLPCVLKGLHLAMEALPRLRRRIVYTLGLTCGHMPNRLYTEYLASISGIPPGHLASAKYRLKENTGRAGNFKFQAVAKNGCVGVAIPFSKISNIWSDGYFQVNACNYCDDVFAEVADATFMDAWLPEYSHDPQGHSLIVVRHSALIPIFDEGVRAGGCHLKSLPVSKIVESQSGVIENKRTLLGARLHAASKRGCHVPVKRSVPDAYTYRRFRRKVETQFAIQEASKGLWPILGPRYLFAYRLYLWTLSLPLKLGRTSDRALRVLKSPSLLLRFIRRV, encoded by the coding sequence TTGGGCCTGAAGCTTGGCGTGGGTGGGGTGTTACCTTCAGGAATGAAAATGGATAAATCGAGGCAGGTTGTTGCTGACATTGTTGAGCGCGGACTCTGTTGCGGATGTGGTATTTGTGCCGGAGTTTGTCCAAATCGTAATTTGGAAATGGCTTTGTGTGGTAATGGTGACATCGCCCCTATTTTGGTTGGGGAGTGCCCATCGGGTTGTCAACTTTGCATGCAAGTTTGTCCCTTCGGCCCACAGTCCAAGAGCGAAGATCGTTTAGCAAAGACACGTTTTGGTTGCTCTGAGGAAGCTAAATTTGAGAAAACTGTCGGATTATATTTAGAATCATTTGTCGGGTACTCGTTGGTCAGTGACCATCGTGCGCGAGGTGCATCTGGTGGGATGGCCACTTGGCTGTTAGAGTCCTTAGTCCGCAGAGGGCTTGTTGATGCTGTTGTCTGTGTCGGCGAAGGAAAAGGCAACGACGGGCTTTTTGAGTATAAAGCTGTGGCTGATATTGAGGCCCTGCGGGGCGCTGCGGGGTCGCGCTATTACCCTGTAAGTGTGGCTGAGGCAGTGGCTCTGATGAATGAAAAATTTAAAGAAGCTCGCTACGCTGTTGTGGGGTTGCCATGTGTTCTCAAGGGCTTGCATTTAGCTATGGAGGCTTTACCGCGCTTAAGACGTCGCATAGTCTATACACTGGGGCTGACTTGTGGCCATATGCCTAACCGTCTATATACAGAATACCTAGCCAGTATTTCGGGGATTCCTCCTGGACATTTAGCCTCGGCCAAGTACCGGCTCAAGGAAAACACCGGGCGGGCAGGAAATTTTAAATTTCAAGCAGTGGCAAAAAACGGTTGTGTCGGTGTTGCAATTCCTTTTTCTAAAATCAGCAACATTTGGTCTGATGGTTATTTTCAGGTAAACGCCTGTAATTATTGTGATGATGTATTTGCGGAGGTGGCGGACGCTACATTTATGGATGCATGGCTACCCGAATATTCGCATGATCCCCAGGGGCACTCACTGATTGTGGTCCGCCATTCGGCCCTTATTCCAATATTTGATGAGGGAGTCAGGGCGGGGGGCTGCCATCTAAAATCTCTACCGGTTTCAAAGATTGTCGAAAGCCAAAGCGGCGTCATTGAAAACAAACGTACTTTGCTAGGTGCCAGGCTTCATGCGGCTTCCAAGAGAGGTTGCCATGTTCCAGTAAAACGTTCTGTCCCCGATGCATACACTTACAGGCGCTTTCGCCGGAAGGTGGAAACGCAGTTTGCCATACAGGAGGCCAGTAAAGGCCTCTGGCCGATATTAGGTCCAAGATACCTTTTCGCATATAGGCTCTATCTTTGGACTCTGAGTTTGCCACTGAAATTGGGGCGCACCTCCGATCGTGCCCTACGCGTACTAAAAAGCCCATCGTTGTTGTTGCGATTTATACGGAGAGTATAG
- a CDS encoding IS3 family transposase, with product MTEHRSQYGVKEMCRVFGVSRSRYYAQLKSGATKRQREDRVLSVAIKTIFDDSDQTYGAGRIVRDLRAQGTRVGKNRIWRLMKHHGLRVKTTRRFRVTTNSDHKRPVAPNLVQRNFSAEAPDRLWTGDITYIWTAEGWLYLAVVLDVFSRRIVGWSMNKRMTDDLVVAAFKNAVVRRRPAPGLIFHSDRGSQYCSKRYQSLVKGISALHPRGRW from the coding sequence ATAACCGAGCACCGCTCCCAGTACGGAGTGAAGGAGATGTGCCGCGTCTTTGGAGTGTCTCGGAGCCGGTATTACGCCCAGCTCAAATCCGGAGCGACCAAACGACAGCGTGAGGATCGGGTGCTGTCGGTCGCGATCAAGACAATCTTTGACGACAGCGACCAGACCTATGGTGCCGGCCGCATTGTCCGGGATCTTCGCGCACAGGGGACCAGAGTCGGCAAAAATCGCATCTGGCGGCTGATGAAGCATCACGGACTGCGGGTCAAGACCACGCGCCGGTTCAGGGTTACGACGAACTCAGACCACAAACGGCCTGTCGCTCCGAATCTGGTCCAGCGCAACTTTTCAGCCGAAGCCCCGGATCGGCTCTGGACCGGCGACATTACCTACATCTGGACCGCCGAGGGCTGGCTGTATCTGGCGGTCGTTCTGGATGTGTTCTCCCGCCGGATTGTCGGCTGGAGCATGAACAAACGGATGACGGACGACCTGGTGGTTGCCGCGTTCAAGAACGCGGTGGTCAGACGACGCCCCGCACCCGGGTTGATTTTTCACTCGGATCGAGGGTCGCAGTATTGCAGCAAACGATACCAATCCCTGGTGAAAGGGATCAGCGCTCTTCATCCAAGGGGACGCTGGTGA
- a CDS encoding GxxExxY protein, translated as MVRDEAYINSITELIIGCAYQVGRTLGQGFLEKVYENALCHELSKSELSVAQQYPLNVIYDGIVVGEFFADLVVQNEVIVELKAVKGLDASHFSQCMNYLKATGKRVGLLINFGTSKVEIRRVVNSF; from the coding sequence ATGGTCCGTGACGAAGCCTATATTAACAGCATCACCGAGCTGATAATCGGTTGTGCGTACCAGGTGGGGAGAACACTCGGTCAAGGTTTTCTGGAAAAAGTCTATGAAAACGCCTTGTGTCATGAGTTATCCAAATCCGAGTTGTCGGTCGCGCAGCAATATCCGCTTAATGTCATTTATGACGGGATTGTGGTCGGTGAGTTTTTTGCCGATCTGGTTGTCCAGAATGAGGTCATCGTGGAGTTGAAGGCCGTGAAGGGTTTGGATGCCTCGCATTTTTCCCAGTGCATGAATTATCTCAAGGCTACAGGCAAGAGGGTTGGATTGTTAATAAATTTTGGGACCTCAAAAGTTGAAATACGCAGGGTGGTCAATTCCTTTTGA
- a CDS encoding EpsG family protein, which produces MSRIGRSVFVAGLALLLVGVAFCCSTVALRPLNIGTDTQAYANFFYHVDKYGIVNTRLEPGYVAFARIVSYLGFDLVGMQALTFLLLITIIVYSATEYWKYLGSFNSKLMFLTASFGFFFLSPMFVNASINAIRQGLASLLIFTALLSFSRRQWLKFAVLSFAAIGFHYSSVIYIVFSPMLLLRQRGLHLVFVFFFILYCLGLTEEMVKFVSPFVYSQVMDYKYGSQYNAGVRLDFAFFSIFWYIIASFSLFFVRKSVKEKLVVTISIYLTMLLPFFLVGFGNYSNRLLVPAWLSLSLLFGAIIYNCRVVIFRHPVYLWMFLCFSSVVFNYFVINEIII; this is translated from the coding sequence ATGTCAAGAATCGGTCGGTCTGTATTTGTTGCAGGCCTGGCACTTTTGTTGGTTGGCGTTGCATTCTGTTGTTCAACTGTGGCCCTTCGGCCATTAAATATCGGAACAGATACGCAGGCCTATGCAAACTTTTTTTACCATGTAGATAAATACGGAATTGTAAATACAAGGCTAGAGCCTGGGTATGTAGCATTCGCTCGAATTGTCTCTTATTTGGGTTTTGATCTTGTTGGTATGCAAGCGCTGACCTTTCTGCTTTTAATCACTATTATTGTCTATTCCGCAACAGAGTATTGGAAGTATCTTGGCTCTTTTAATAGTAAGTTGATGTTCCTTACTGCGTCTTTTGGGTTCTTTTTCCTTTCTCCAATGTTTGTCAATGCCTCAATTAACGCAATTAGACAAGGGCTTGCATCTTTATTGATATTCACTGCCTTATTGTCCTTTTCAAGACGTCAATGGTTGAAGTTTGCGGTTCTCTCGTTTGCTGCTATTGGGTTTCATTATTCTTCAGTGATCTATATCGTTTTTTCGCCAATGCTTCTTCTCCGGCAACGCGGGCTTCATTTAGTTTTTGTTTTTTTCTTTATTCTTTATTGTCTCGGTTTGACTGAAGAGATGGTCAAGTTTGTGTCACCATTTGTCTATTCACAAGTGATGGATTATAAATATGGAAGCCAGTATAATGCGGGTGTTCGGCTCGATTTCGCATTTTTTTCAATTTTTTGGTATATAATAGCCAGTTTTTCATTATTTTTTGTGCGTAAAAGTGTTAAAGAAAAATTAGTGGTGACGATTTCAATATACCTAACCATGTTGCTGCCTTTTTTTCTTGTTGGGTTTGGGAATTATTCAAACCGACTTCTAGTTCCAGCGTGGCTGTCTCTTTCCCTACTTTTTGGTGCAATTATTTATAATTGCCGTGTTGTTATATTTCGGCACCCAGTTTATTTGTGGATGTTTCTTTGCTTTTCAAGTGTTGTTTTTAATTATTTTGTTATCAACGAAATTATAATATGA
- a CDS encoding glycosyltransferase family 2 protein, producing the protein MAKFFRKMAPVSVVIPCFRCADTVSRAVTSVASQTLVPFEVLLVDDCSADGTLDLLYEVARKYPDGWVRVLRLSVNSGPSLARNVGWDNATQPYIAFLDADDSWHPLKLELQMETLLSNKSIALIAHKMNVQSPDAPTPAVRGRPKARLVRPWALIFNNPFPTASVVLRRDLPFRFDDSRRRVEDFLLWAQIMLSGRQCFKINQVLASYHKPTCGAGGLSGDMSAMHDAAISVIRELRAVGLFSWWEYYATLGVTRIKQQRRRIIWHWKNYSYCK; encoded by the coding sequence ATGGCTAAATTTTTTAGGAAAATGGCTCCAGTTAGTGTGGTTATCCCCTGCTTTCGCTGTGCGGATACGGTGTCCCGCGCCGTAACATCTGTCGCAAGCCAAACTTTGGTTCCATTTGAGGTTCTTCTTGTCGATGATTGTAGTGCAGATGGCACTCTGGATTTGTTGTATGAAGTGGCAAGGAAATATCCGGATGGTTGGGTGAGGGTTTTGCGTCTGAGTGTAAACTCGGGCCCTTCCCTTGCCCGTAATGTGGGATGGGATAATGCAACTCAGCCCTATATAGCTTTCTTGGATGCAGACGATAGTTGGCACCCTCTTAAGCTTGAGCTGCAGATGGAAACCCTGTTGTCTAACAAGTCGATTGCACTAATTGCGCATAAAATGAATGTTCAGTCCCCTGATGCACCCACACCTGCTGTCCGCGGGCGGCCTAAAGCTAGACTTGTTCGACCTTGGGCCCTTATATTTAATAATCCTTTTCCTACCGCTTCAGTGGTGCTGCGTCGTGATCTTCCCTTTCGATTTGATGACAGCCGTCGGCGTGTTGAGGACTTTTTGTTGTGGGCGCAAATTATGTTGTCCGGGCGCCAATGTTTTAAGATTAATCAGGTTTTGGCATCCTACCATAAGCCAACGTGTGGTGCTGGAGGGCTCTCCGGGGATATGTCCGCCATGCATGACGCTGCGATAAGTGTAATTAGGGAGTTGCGTGCTGTTGGACTGTTTAGTTGGTGGGAGTACTATGCCACGCTTGGCGTCACCCGCATTAAGCAACAGCGGCGGCGCATTATTTGGCACTGGAAAAATTATTCATATTGTAAGTGA
- a CDS encoding transposase codes for MGNRRYDSDLKREAVRMVVEEGLGIREVERNLGITFGVLKGWVQKHQNHQDAAFSSRSAPESPEAELKRLRKENERLQRERDILKKAVAIFSTDPHRYSGS; via the coding sequence ATGGGCAATCGAAGGTACGATTCTGACCTTAAACGCGAAGCCGTCCGCATGGTTGTTGAAGAAGGTCTTGGGATCCGCGAGGTTGAACGGAACCTCGGAATCACCTTTGGGGTCTTGAAGGGCTGGGTGCAGAAGCACCAGAACCATCAGGACGCCGCGTTTTCATCGCGCTCTGCTCCAGAGTCTCCAGAGGCGGAACTGAAGCGGCTGCGTAAGGAGAATGAACGACTCCAACGGGAGCGCGACATTCTAAAAAAAGCAGTGGCCATCTTCTCGACGGACCCGCATCGATATTCGGGTTCATAA
- a CDS encoding flippase produces MALLSRLEIATRKALGTISFLWLSTLGGASLAFLIQIVLARELSPAGYGSFSSALAMVTLVAPLAGFGVQGLWLKLFGAEGWGALRWLAPSFRFVLISSFVVLLSLAIWATLGPHDAATRQLLYCLLPVVTGTMCMELVSGKLQLEERYNALALWQLLPHATRFLLVIVIVVASPQVAIEYIAFAYASVALIVVFLGVAHLSEMRRGRFTLKGHSRQPIVDEAFQKKSRSITTVDFIRSAWPFGLAGIFYLVYYQSDIILLKYLKGADAAGVYNVAFTVMAAVYMLPNVIYQRFLLPKYHRWANHDRLKFLQVYRVGNGNMLLIGAMIAVVILFIVPFLIPLIFGTAYRSAIDLLAVLAFCTPVRFLSTSVGATLVTQEHMRRKIFYMGTVAIVNVALNSMLIPLFGAKGAAMSTLVSEITLLVLYLFAVRWHVFGPEAWRGWGVTFRNENG; encoded by the coding sequence ATGGCACTATTAAGTAGATTAGAAATTGCCACACGAAAAGCACTTGGAACAATTTCTTTTTTATGGCTCAGCACGCTGGGTGGAGCAAGTTTAGCATTTCTCATTCAAATAGTGCTCGCTCGCGAATTGTCACCTGCTGGTTATGGCTCCTTTTCTTCAGCATTGGCAATGGTGACTCTGGTGGCTCCATTGGCAGGGTTTGGTGTCCAAGGCCTTTGGCTAAAACTATTCGGCGCGGAAGGATGGGGTGCGTTGCGTTGGTTGGCCCCGTCCTTCCGTTTTGTTCTAATTAGTTCATTCGTAGTTCTCTTGTCGCTAGCCATTTGGGCGACTTTGGGGCCACATGATGCCGCGACCCGGCAATTGCTTTATTGTCTTCTGCCAGTGGTGACGGGGACGATGTGCATGGAATTGGTCAGCGGAAAACTTCAACTTGAAGAGCGATACAACGCCTTGGCTTTATGGCAACTATTGCCCCATGCAACTAGATTTCTATTAGTGATTGTAATTGTTGTAGCCTCACCGCAGGTTGCTATCGAATATATAGCTTTTGCTTATGCCTCTGTTGCTTTAATTGTGGTGTTTTTGGGTGTTGCGCACTTGAGTGAAATGCGCAGAGGCCGCTTCACCCTTAAGGGGCACTCTAGGCAACCCATTGTTGACGAAGCTTTTCAAAAAAAATCCAGATCTATTACAACCGTGGATTTCATTCGCTCTGCTTGGCCTTTTGGGCTGGCTGGCATATTTTACCTTGTGTATTACCAAAGTGATATTATTTTACTGAAATATCTTAAGGGGGCGGATGCTGCAGGCGTTTATAATGTGGCTTTTACTGTTATGGCGGCAGTATATATGTTGCCAAATGTGATTTACCAGAGATTTTTGCTTCCAAAATATCATCGATGGGCGAATCATGACCGTTTAAAATTTCTTCAGGTCTATCGGGTTGGTAACGGCAATATGCTGCTAATAGGCGCGATGATTGCCGTGGTGATTTTGTTTATTGTTCCTTTTTTGATACCACTAATTTTCGGCACTGCATATCGGTCTGCAATAGATCTTTTGGCTGTCCTCGCTTTCTGCACCCCGGTGCGTTTTCTTTCAACAAGTGTCGGCGCGACCCTAGTGACCCAAGAACATATGCGCCGAAAAATTTTTTATATGGGCACGGTGGCAATTGTTAATGTGGCACTAAATTCTATGTTAATACCATTGTTTGGTGCAAAGGGTGCTGCTATGTCGACATTAGTGAGTGAAATCACTCTTTTAGTTCTCTACCTTTTTGCCGTAAGATGGCATGTCTTTGGGCCTGAAGCTTGGCGTGGGTGGGGTGTTACCTTCAGGAATGAAAATGGATAA